The Glycine soja cultivar W05 chromosome 3, ASM419377v2, whole genome shotgun sequence genome window below encodes:
- the LOC114406556 gene encoding squamosa promoter-binding-like protein 8: MLDYEWGNPSTIMLSGNEDSSAAGSDQTHRQIFDHYASHTLIPDHFLHAPTHSTATTAAAATVDFTHHHHFTPQPHHHNQNHMNHHHHHAFFDPRAFHGASNTSYPPPHSMLSLDPLPHVNAVGPGHGPGSGPGGLLLVPKSEDVGRPMDFVGSRIGLNLGGRTYFSSSEDDFVSRLYRRSRPVEPGSTASSNSPRCQAEGCNADLSQAKHYHRRHKVCEFHSKAATVIAAGLTQRFCQQCSRFHLLSEFDNGKRSCRKRLADHNRRRRKTQQPTQEIQKSQSSLENVARSPPDSGAQSSSSVTVAVSPPDYFRQRPYQSTNPSSTTSSSLFFSSG, encoded by the exons ATGTTGGACTATGAATGGGGGAACCCGTCCACGATAATGCTCTCCGGAAACGAAGACAGCTCCGCCGCGGGCTCCGACCAAACCCACCGTCAAATCTTCGACCACTATGCGTCCCACACACTCATCCCCGACCACTTCCTACACGCGCCAACGCACTCCACCGCCACCACCGCCGCCGCAGCCACCGTGGATTTCACCCATCACCACCACTTCACCCCGCAACCCCACCACCACAACCAAAACCACAtgaaccaccaccaccaccatgccTTCTTCGACCCACGCGCTTTTCATGGCGCGTCGAACACCTCTTACCCCCCACCCCATTCCATGCTCTCCCTTGACCCGCTACCTCACGTCAACGCAGTTGGGCCTGGGCACGGGCCCGGTTCCGGGCCAGGCGGACTTCTCCTTGTCCCAAAGTCTGAAGACGTCGGTCGGCCCATGGACTTTGTCGGCTCACGAATTGGACTCAACCTCGGAGGACGGACTTACTTCTCATCCTCCGAGGATGACTTCGTGAGCCGGCTCTACCGTCGGTCTAGGCCCGTGGAACCGGGTTCGACTGCCTCGTCGAACTCGCCGCGGTGTCAGGCCGAGGGATGCAATGCTGATCTGTCGCAGGCCAAGCACTACCACCGCCGCCACAAGGTGTGCGAGTTTCACTCCAAAGCCGCCACCGTCATCGCCGCCGGGTTGACTCAGCGATTCTGCCAGCAATGCAGCAG GTTCCATCTTCTTTCTGAGTTTGATAACGGAAAACGTAGCTGCAGGAAGAGATTGGCAGATCATAATCGCCGCAGAAGAAAAACACAGCAACCAACTCAAGAAATTCAGAAATCTCAGTCTTCTTTGGAGAATGTTGCAA GATCTCCACCGGACTCCGGAGCTCAGTCTTCCTCGTCGGTGACTGTGGCAGTGTCGCCGCCAGACTATTTCCGGCAGAGGCCATACCAAAGCACGAACCCTTCATCTACTACTTCAAGCTCATTGTTTTTCTCAAGCGGGTAG